The Methylobacterium currus genome contains a region encoding:
- a CDS encoding ABC transporter substrate-binding protein, which produces MRKAGALVAGLLLAGIAGPALAAKANDTLVYASDSEPENLSPYHNNLREGVILARNVWDTLLYRDPATGQHQPMLATAWTWVDPVTLDLTIRDGVTFHNGDPLTPEDVAFTFNYVLTPEAKIVTKGNVDWMKSTEVTGPHSVRIHLKAPFPAALEYLSGPTPILPAAYFKKTGLDGFSKAPVGTGPYRIVSVESGRSVKMVRNDKYWPGSPIGRAKIGKLEFRIIPDADSRMAELMTGGVDWIWRVPTDQAEQLKSDPTLTVVSAETMRVGYLQFDVQGRAMENSPIKDVRVRQAIAHAIDRKAMVDNLARGGARVMNALCFIEQFGCTEEGVPTYAYDPAKARTLLKEAGYPNGFDIDLSAYRERDYAEAVIGYLRAVGIRARLNYLRYAAFRDALRAGKTSIGYQTWGSFSINDVSAFTGIYFRGGEEDLARDPTVIADLQAGDTSTDPAIRKAKYAEALKRIGAQAYALPMFSYPSNYAFSADLTFTAQTDEVPRFYAASWKK; this is translated from the coding sequence ATGCGCAAGGCGGGGGCGCTGGTCGCGGGACTCCTCCTCGCCGGCATCGCGGGCCCGGCTCTGGCGGCCAAGGCCAACGACACCCTGGTCTACGCCTCCGACAGCGAGCCGGAGAACCTGAGCCCCTACCACAACAACCTGCGCGAAGGGGTGATCCTCGCCCGCAACGTCTGGGACACTCTCCTCTACCGCGATCCGGCGACCGGCCAGCACCAGCCGATGCTCGCCACCGCCTGGACCTGGGTCGACCCGGTGACGCTCGATCTCACGATCCGCGACGGCGTGACCTTCCACAACGGCGATCCCCTGACGCCCGAGGACGTCGCCTTCACCTTCAACTACGTGCTGACGCCCGAGGCGAAGATCGTCACCAAGGGCAATGTCGACTGGATGAAGTCGACCGAGGTGACCGGGCCGCACAGCGTGCGGATCCACCTCAAGGCGCCGTTCCCGGCCGCCCTCGAATACCTCTCGGGCCCGACCCCGATCCTGCCCGCCGCCTACTTCAAGAAGACCGGCCTCGACGGCTTCAGCAAGGCGCCGGTCGGCACCGGTCCCTACCGCATCGTCTCGGTCGAGAGCGGCCGGAGCGTGAAGATGGTGCGCAACGACAAGTACTGGCCGGGCAGCCCGATCGGCAGGGCGAAGATCGGCAAGCTCGAGTTTCGCATCATCCCGGACGCCGACAGCCGCATGGCCGAACTGATGACCGGCGGCGTCGACTGGATCTGGCGCGTGCCGACCGACCAGGCCGAGCAGCTGAAGAGCGATCCCACCCTCACCGTCGTGTCGGCCGAGACGATGCGGGTCGGCTACCTGCAATTCGACGTGCAGGGCCGCGCCATGGAGAACTCGCCCATCAAGGACGTGCGGGTGCGCCAGGCGATCGCCCACGCCATCGACCGCAAGGCGATGGTCGACAACCTGGCACGCGGCGGCGCCCGGGTGATGAACGCGCTATGCTTCATCGAGCAGTTCGGCTGCACCGAGGAGGGCGTGCCCACTTACGCCTACGACCCGGCCAAGGCGCGGACGCTCCTCAAGGAGGCCGGCTACCCCAACGGCTTCGACATCGATCTCTCGGCCTATCGCGAGCGCGATTACGCCGAGGCGGTCATCGGCTACCTGCGCGCCGTCGGCATCCGCGCCAGGCTCAACTACCTGCGCTACGCCGCCTTCCGCGACGCGCTCCGGGCCGGCAAGACCTCGATCGGCTACCAGACCTGGGGCTCGTTCTCGATCAACGACGTCTCGGCCTTCACCGGGATCTATTTCCGCGGCGGCGAGGAGGACCTGGCCCGCGATCCGACCGTGATCGCCGACCTCCAGGCCGGCGACACCAGCACCGATCCGGCGATCCGCAAGGCCAAGTACGCCGAGGCGCTCAAGCGCATCGGGGCCCAGGCCTACGCGCTGCCGATGTTCTCCTATCCGTCGAACTACGCCTTCAGCGCGGACCTGACCTTCACCGCGCAGACCGACGAGGTGCCGCGCTTCTACGCCGCGTCCTGGAAGAAGTAG
- a CDS encoding LysR family transcriptional regulator: protein MQTTALRYFLAVAREGTIAAASNRLNVAPSAISRQIANLEAELACLLFERRPRGMVLSQAGELLARHAHQVLASAEQVVTEIQELEGLWRGLVRVACTEAFAIDLVPEAMAAFHTRHPGIRFELSVLPPGQVTHRVVQGDADLGLTFSLEPSTETTVAYRGSLDMVALCTPDHPLAGRGLIGLCDLAQYPVALLPRDTTLRTILDAACAAEGIAIEPALTSNTVSSVLPFLRRTRGLTLLSSVALQGQVERGEFRVLPIRSRRSLARGIEIQTMRDRRLPRAVQAFLAALVAALPPARS from the coding sequence ATGCAGACCACGGCGTTGCGCTACTTCCTGGCGGTCGCCCGCGAGGGCACGATCGCGGCGGCCTCGAACCGGCTCAACGTCGCGCCGTCCGCGATCAGCCGGCAGATCGCCAACCTGGAGGCCGAGCTCGCCTGCCTGCTGTTCGAGCGCCGGCCACGCGGCATGGTGCTGAGCCAGGCGGGCGAGCTGCTCGCCCGCCACGCCCATCAGGTGCTGGCGAGCGCCGAGCAGGTCGTCACCGAGATCCAGGAGCTGGAGGGCCTGTGGCGCGGTCTCGTGCGCGTCGCCTGTACCGAGGCCTTCGCCATCGATCTCGTGCCGGAGGCGATGGCCGCGTTCCACACCCGCCATCCGGGCATCCGCTTCGAGCTGAGCGTGCTGCCGCCGGGCCAGGTCACCCACCGGGTGGTCCAGGGCGACGCCGATCTCGGGCTCACCTTCAGCCTGGAGCCCTCTACCGAGACCACGGTCGCCTATCGCGGCAGCCTCGACATGGTGGCCCTGTGCACCCCCGACCATCCGCTCGCCGGGCGCGGGCTGATCGGGCTCTGCGATCTCGCGCAATACCCGGTCGCGCTCCTGCCGCGGGACACCACCCTGCGCACGATCCTCGATGCCGCCTGCGCGGCGGAGGGCATCGCGATCGAGCCGGCGCTCACCTCCAACACCGTCTCGTCCGTCCTGCCCTTCCTGCGCCGCACCCGGGGCCTGACCCTGCTGTCCTCGGTCGCGCTCCAGGGCCAGGTCGAGCGCGGCGAGTTCCGGGTGCTGCCGATCCGGTCCCGCCGCAGCCTCGCCCGGGGCATCGAGATCCAGACCATGCGCGACCGGCGCCTGCCGCGCGCGGTGCAGGCCTTCCTGGCCGCCTTGGTGGCGGCGCTGCCGCCGGCGCGGAGTTGA
- a CDS encoding DUF350 domain-containing protein, with amino-acid sequence MTSIAGLPEFLLYLGAAAGLTGLYLTVYTLATAHNEVALIRRDVTAASVALGGSLIGFTLPLAVAIYNAGSVLDCLVWGLVALVVQIAVYWLVRLVLPDLSRRIEDDRMAAACLLGAASVAGGVLNAASMTY; translated from the coding sequence ATGACGTCGATCGCCGGGCTGCCCGAATTCCTGCTCTATCTCGGTGCGGCCGCAGGCCTGACCGGCCTCTACCTGACCGTCTACACCCTCGCCACGGCGCATAACGAGGTGGCGCTGATCCGCCGGGACGTGACGGCCGCGTCGGTCGCGCTCGGTGGCAGCCTGATCGGCTTCACCCTGCCGCTGGCGGTGGCGATCTACAACGCCGGCTCCGTGCTCGACTGCCTGGTCTGGGGCCTCGTCGCCCTGGTGGTGCAGATCGCGGTCTACTGGCTGGTCCGCCTCGTCCTGCCGGACCTGTCGCGGCGGATCGAGGACGACCGGATGGCGGCGGCCTGCCTGCTCGGGGCCGCCTCCGTTGCCGGCGGCGTCCTGAATGCCGCCTCGATGACCTATTGA
- a CDS encoding DUF1190 domain-containing protein: protein MKRSATLSLVLVAGAGAGAFALARLDASQRDEDVLVYRTLDACIADRVRSAQACTDAEAAARAAYAASAPRYETLADCERHHGRGGCVPGAMVTPAAQGRTLPVMAAFMMGRTDEQDLPVQPLYAHAPEEEQPHAAHGGGTAGGFCTGSGGRVVYAGGGSRAHVPATVARGTTSTPRIIARGGFGGTGRAVAAAGSGHGSGGG, encoded by the coding sequence ATGAAGCGCTCGGCCACCCTCTCCCTGGTGCTCGTCGCCGGAGCCGGGGCCGGGGCGTTCGCGCTCGCCCGCCTCGATGCCTCGCAGCGGGACGAGGACGTGCTGGTCTATCGCACGCTCGACGCCTGCATCGCCGACCGGGTGCGCAGCGCCCAGGCCTGCACCGATGCCGAGGCCGCCGCCCGCGCCGCCTACGCCGCGAGCGCGCCGCGCTACGAGACCCTGGCCGATTGCGAGCGCCACCACGGCCGCGGCGGCTGCGTGCCCGGCGCGATGGTGACGCCGGCCGCGCAAGGTCGCACCCTGCCGGTGATGGCCGCCTTCATGATGGGCCGGACGGACGAGCAGGACCTGCCGGTCCAGCCGCTCTACGCCCACGCCCCGGAGGAGGAGCAGCCGCACGCCGCCCATGGCGGCGGGACGGCCGGCGGCTTCTGCACCGGATCGGGCGGCCGGGTCGTCTACGCGGGCGGCGGCTCGCGGGCCCATGTCCCCGCCACGGTCGCCCGCGGCACGACCTCGACCCCGCGCATCATCGCCCGCGGCGGCTTCGGCGGGACCGGGCGGGCTGTCGCGGCGGCGGGGAGCGGGCACGGGTCCGGGGGCGGCTGA
- a CDS encoding glutathionylspermidine synthase family protein, translating to MRRIATPERPDWREHAARAGFQFHSFDGAPYWDESARYAFSLAEIEQDIEEPSRELHALCLAFVARAVADERILASLRIPEHAWDAIRASWRRRDPSLYGRLDLSYGGAGTGPAKLLEVNADTPTALYECAVFQWLWLEDGLARGRLPAGSDQFNAVHERLVARLAAVGGALRVPGIAFASFADAPEDRGTVAYLQDCALQAGLAAPFLPVEAIGRNSDGWFVDEAGRPIEALFKLYPWEWMWSDPFGRAVGASPTRFLEPPWKAVLSNKGMLAHLWAMAPGHPNLLPAFFEEDPAKAALGDSFVRKPLYAREGANVLIVRDGAVAARVEGPYGTEGFVRQGLAALPRFDGRHALVGSWIVGDEPAGLCLREGDGPITTDRARFVPHVIDP from the coding sequence ATGCGCCGCATCGCGACGCCCGAGCGGCCCGACTGGCGCGAGCACGCCGCCCGCGCCGGCTTCCAGTTCCACTCCTTCGACGGGGCGCCCTACTGGGACGAGAGCGCCCGTTACGCCTTCAGCCTCGCGGAGATCGAGCAGGACATCGAGGAGCCGAGCCGCGAGCTGCACGCGCTCTGCCTCGCCTTCGTCGCGCGCGCTGTCGCGGATGAGAGGATCCTCGCCTCCCTGAGGATCCCCGAGCACGCCTGGGACGCGATCCGGGCGAGCTGGCGCCGGCGCGACCCTTCCCTCTACGGCCGCCTCGACCTCAGCTACGGCGGGGCCGGAACCGGGCCGGCGAAGCTCCTCGAAGTCAACGCCGACACGCCGACCGCCCTCTACGAGTGCGCGGTGTTCCAGTGGCTGTGGCTCGAGGACGGGCTCGCCCGCGGCCGCCTGCCGGCGGGCTCCGACCAGTTCAACGCCGTGCACGAGCGGCTGGTCGCGCGCCTCGCGGCGGTCGGCGGCGCCTTGCGCGTCCCCGGCATCGCCTTTGCGAGCTTTGCCGACGCGCCGGAGGACCGCGGCACCGTCGCCTACCTGCAGGATTGCGCCCTCCAGGCCGGCCTCGCCGCGCCCTTCCTGCCGGTCGAGGCGATCGGGCGCAATTCCGACGGGTGGTTCGTGGACGAGGCCGGGCGCCCGATCGAGGCTCTGTTCAAGCTCTACCCGTGGGAATGGATGTGGTCCGATCCGTTCGGCCGGGCGGTCGGTGCCTCGCCCACCCGCTTCCTCGAACCGCCCTGGAAGGCGGTTCTCTCCAACAAGGGGATGCTGGCCCATCTCTGGGCGATGGCGCCGGGCCATCCGAACCTGCTGCCGGCCTTCTTCGAGGAGGACCCGGCCAAGGCCGCCCTCGGCGACAGCTTCGTCAGGAAGCCGCTCTACGCCCGGGAGGGCGCCAACGTGCTGATCGTGCGCGACGGTGCGGTGGCGGCACGGGTCGAGGGGCCTTACGGGACCGAGGGCTTCGTCCGCCAGGGCCTCGCGGCGCTGCCCCGCTTCGACGGGCGCCACGCCCTCGTCGGCAGCTGGATCGTCGGGGACGAGCCCGCCGGCCTGTGCCTGCGCGAGGGCGACGGGCCCATCACCACGGACCGGGCCCGCTTCGTGCCGCACGTCATCGATCCGTGA
- the fhuF gene encoding siderophore-iron reductase FhuF, which yields MIPDVASHVPASLGTYRDGVAAETGGAAATPLVALRDPTVFDATLAAFAAGLGADPGTVDRRALVSYWSQFYLAPLATPVMTALVRLGRPLPLAFATTSLELDAAGRPARFLVRPTASDKTCIGLTGLVEDHLRPFVELCRAQCGIAPRVIWGNAAVILDYVARQLGETETQACPEVAACLGWCGGAPCARTPLAQALCGRRRRTCCLRQRLPGVPSCGELCPVREGGGCCGFASPGPVTDR from the coding sequence ATGATTCCCGATGTCGCGTCCCACGTGCCGGCCTCGCTCGGGACCTATCGCGACGGCGTGGCGGCCGAGACCGGCGGGGCGGCGGCGACGCCCCTCGTCGCCTTGCGCGATCCCACGGTGTTCGACGCCACGCTGGCGGCCTTCGCAGCCGGGCTCGGCGCCGATCCCGGCACGGTCGACCGGCGGGCCCTGGTCTCGTACTGGAGCCAGTTCTACCTCGCGCCGCTCGCCACGCCGGTGATGACGGCTCTGGTGCGCCTCGGGCGGCCGCTGCCGCTGGCCTTCGCGACGACGAGCCTCGAGCTCGACGCGGCCGGCCGCCCGGCCCGCTTCCTGGTGCGGCCCACGGCGTCGGACAAGACGTGCATCGGCCTCACCGGCCTCGTCGAGGACCATCTGCGGCCCTTCGTCGAGCTGTGCCGGGCGCAATGCGGCATCGCCCCCCGGGTGATCTGGGGCAACGCCGCGGTGATCCTCGACTACGTCGCCCGCCAGCTCGGCGAGACCGAGACGCAGGCCTGCCCCGAGGTCGCGGCCTGCCTCGGCTGGTGCGGCGGGGCCCCTTGCGCCCGCACTCCGCTGGCCCAGGCCCTGTGCGGCCGGCGGCGGCGCACCTGCTGCCTGCGCCAGCGCCTGCCGGGGGTGCCGTCCTGCGGGGAGTTGTGCCCGGTCCGGGAGGGCGGCGGGTGCTGCGGGTTCGCCTCGCCGGGCCCGGTCACGGATCGATGA
- a CDS encoding MFS transporter, with protein sequence MTQAVALRKTHGVLAGLRPLLPFFCLYVTFGATLGFLSGGAPLILRARGLDLAEVGLLQLINLPVGLTFLWAFLLDRVRLPFLGRRLGWIVAAQGAAVALLATLSLGEHWPLPALLGLAIATCACIATMDIALEALVVETVPAERRAFVASAKLCGASLGGILGVGVLVGSYDTLGWPAALLACAGLDALCLLPILAYPEARLQGAGGVPERWTGSFARLRQLAGRIAALGAYFAAAYLLAGPNTLALLDLGVPLGRVGFLTGTVLPAVNLVMALMAGGLAARFGTLRLIGLGGIGVLCAGGLMAAACLFRSEGLGVAATVLNFVFGGFLGVPVFNMIYRWAQGPRPATDYALLFGAAFFAAMPLRVAAPALAGWAGWPGYFAAAMLPYAAALAWLALEIARTLRDDRAGGRGSPR encoded by the coding sequence GTGACGCAGGCCGTCGCGCTCCGCAAGACCCACGGCGTCCTCGCCGGGTTGCGCCCGCTCCTCCCGTTCTTCTGTCTCTACGTGACCTTCGGGGCGACGCTCGGCTTCCTGTCCGGCGGGGCGCCGCTGATCCTGCGGGCGCGGGGCCTCGATCTCGCCGAGGTCGGGCTGTTGCAGCTCATCAACCTGCCGGTCGGGCTGACCTTCCTGTGGGCGTTCCTGCTCGACCGGGTGCGCCTGCCGTTCCTCGGCCGCCGCCTCGGCTGGATCGTCGCGGCGCAAGGCGCCGCGGTCGCGCTGCTGGCGACCTTGAGCCTCGGGGAGCACTGGCCGCTGCCGGCGCTGCTGGGGCTCGCCATCGCCACCTGCGCCTGCATCGCCACCATGGACATCGCGCTGGAGGCCCTGGTGGTCGAGACGGTGCCGGCGGAGCGGCGGGCCTTCGTCGCCTCGGCCAAGCTCTGCGGCGCCTCGCTCGGGGGCATCCTGGGCGTCGGCGTGCTGGTCGGCTCCTACGACACGCTCGGCTGGCCGGCGGCGCTCCTCGCCTGCGCCGGGCTCGACGCGCTCTGCCTTTTGCCGATCCTCGCCTATCCGGAGGCGCGGCTGCAGGGGGCCGGCGGCGTGCCGGAGCGCTGGACTGGCTCGTTCGCGCGCCTGCGCCAGCTGGCCGGCCGCATCGCGGCGCTCGGCGCCTATTTCGCTGCGGCCTACCTGCTGGCCGGACCCAACACCCTGGCGCTGCTCGATCTCGGCGTGCCGCTGGGCCGGGTCGGCTTCCTCACCGGCACCGTCCTGCCGGCGGTCAACCTGGTGATGGCACTGATGGCCGGCGGCCTCGCGGCCCGGTTCGGCACGCTGCGGCTGATCGGCCTCGGCGGGATCGGGGTGCTCTGCGCCGGCGGCCTGATGGCGGCGGCCTGCCTGTTTCGCTCCGAGGGGCTGGGGGTGGCCGCCACGGTCCTGAACTTCGTCTTCGGCGGCTTCCTCGGGGTGCCGGTGTTCAACATGATCTATCGCTGGGCTCAAGGGCCGCGGCCAGCCACCGACTACGCGCTGCTGTTCGGCGCCGCCTTCTTCGCGGCGATGCCGCTGCGCGTCGCCGCCCCGGCACTTGCCGGCTGGGCCGGCTGGCCGGGCTACTTCGCCGCCGCGATGCTGCCCTATGCCGCGGCGCTCGCCTGGCTCGCGCTCGAGATCGCCCGGACGTTGCGGGACGACCGGGCGGGGGGACGGGGATCCCCGCGATGA
- a CDS encoding PilZ domain-containing protein, whose translation MMGQATLPGGHSLGLPATDQRRHRRVPVALLGRYMLADRQEYPCQTVDMSPGGVRLTCAVGGEVGERIVIYLEHVGRIEGTIARILPDGVAVAITATAHKRDKIASQLTWLANRTALGLPEDRRHERVVPRQSPATLRIDGGREIAARIIDVSLSGAALACEVELPLESAVVVGRTPARVVRRFRGGLAVEFRLPLSPDRFDENLVL comes from the coding sequence ATGATGGGTCAGGCCACGCTGCCGGGCGGGCATTCCCTCGGCCTGCCGGCGACGGACCAGCGCCGGCACCGCCGCGTGCCCGTGGCCCTGCTCGGGCGCTACATGCTCGCCGACCGGCAGGAATATCCGTGCCAGACCGTCGACATGTCCCCCGGCGGGGTGCGCCTCACCTGCGCGGTCGGCGGCGAGGTCGGCGAGCGCATCGTGATCTATCTCGAGCATGTCGGGCGGATCGAGGGGACGATCGCCCGGATCCTGCCGGACGGCGTCGCGGTGGCGATCACCGCCACGGCGCACAAGCGCGACAAGATCGCCTCGCAGCTCACCTGGCTCGCCAACCGGACGGCGCTCGGCCTGCCGGAGGACCGCCGGCACGAGCGCGTGGTGCCGCGCCAGAGCCCCGCCACACTGAGGATCGATGGCGGGCGCGAGATCGCCGCCCGCATCATCGACGTCTCGCTCTCCGGTGCGGCCCTGGCCTGCGAGGTGGAGCTGCCGCTCGAGTCCGCCGTGGTCGTCGGCCGCACGCCCGCCCGGGTGGTGCGCCGGTTCCGGGGCGGCCTCGCGGTCGAGTTCCGGCTGCCGCTGTCGCCGGACCGGTTCGACGAGAACCTGGTGCTGTAG
- a CDS encoding MmcB family DNA repair protein, which yields MSAALALSLPVDRRQSPTALSVQRGVRRLFAELGHVTIPEFTLANGRRADLIALGACGKLTIIEIKSSVADFRADRKWPDYRDFCDRFYFAVPETLPVEILPEETGLIVADAFGAAILREPPDHPLAGARRKAVTLRFAHAAAGLLHALADPGSIREGAL from the coding sequence TTGTCCGCCGCCCTCGCCCTCTCTCTCCCCGTCGACCGCCGCCAATCGCCGACCGCGCTCAGCGTGCAGCGGGGCGTGCGGCGCCTCTTCGCCGAGCTCGGGCACGTCACGATCCCGGAATTCACCCTGGCCAACGGCCGGCGCGCCGACCTCATCGCGCTGGGGGCCTGCGGCAAGCTGACGATCATCGAGATCAAGTCGAGCGTCGCCGATTTCCGCGCCGACCGGAAATGGCCGGACTACCGCGACTTCTGCGACCGCTTCTACTTCGCGGTGCCGGAGACCCTGCCGGTGGAGATCCTGCCCGAGGAGACCGGGCTGATCGTCGCCGACGCCTTCGGGGCCGCGATCCTGCGCGAGCCGCCGGATCATCCCCTGGCCGGCGCCCGCCGCAAGGCCGTGACCCTGCGCTTCGCCCATGCCGCGGCGGGCCTGCTCCACGCCCTCGCCGATCCGGGCTCGATCCGCGAAGGCGCGCTGTAG
- a CDS encoding PepSY-associated TM helix domain-containing protein, with the protein MRASSVRAWAFVHTWSSLISTLFMLLLCLTGLPLIFHHEIDELFGVGDAPAAMAGQAPAPADRIATNALSHHPGKVIQYIGWDQHEPHKVFVILNAAADAPPNDATVTLYDAVSAGTLGPSGNAFMQVMLRLHVDLYAGLPGKLFLGAMGLLLVAAIVSGVVLYWPFTRRLAFGTVRPERARRVAWLDLHNLLGIVTVAWLTVVGLTGVINTLSEPLIAVWKADTLSRMIAGSQADTNAGPPASLDTVVARAKAAAPGMVPGFIAFPGTPFATPRHFGVFLRGTAPLTARLLQPVLLDAGTGAVADSRPLPWYLTALLVSQPLHFGDYGGLPMKVLWASLDLVTIVVLGSGLYLWWVRRRRPAPALRAQVA; encoded by the coding sequence ATGAGAGCGTCCAGCGTCCGCGCCTGGGCCTTCGTGCATACCTGGTCGAGCCTGATCTCGACCCTGTTCATGCTGCTCCTGTGCCTCACCGGCCTGCCGCTGATCTTCCACCACGAGATCGACGAGCTTTTCGGGGTCGGCGACGCCCCGGCGGCGATGGCCGGGCAGGCTCCCGCTCCCGCCGACCGGATCGCCACGAACGCGCTGAGCCACCATCCCGGCAAGGTCATCCAGTATATCGGCTGGGACCAGCACGAGCCGCACAAGGTCTTCGTGATCCTCAACGCCGCCGCGGATGCCCCGCCGAACGACGCCACGGTGACGCTCTACGACGCCGTCAGCGCCGGCACGCTCGGGCCGTCGGGCAATGCCTTCATGCAGGTGATGCTGCGGCTGCACGTCGACCTCTATGCCGGGCTCCCCGGCAAGCTCTTCCTCGGGGCGATGGGCCTGCTCCTCGTCGCCGCCATCGTGTCGGGGGTGGTGCTGTACTGGCCGTTCACCCGCCGGCTGGCCTTCGGCACCGTGCGGCCGGAGCGCGCCCGGCGCGTCGCCTGGCTCGACCTGCACAACCTGCTCGGCATCGTCACGGTGGCCTGGCTCACGGTGGTGGGCCTCACCGGCGTCATCAACACCCTGTCCGAGCCGCTGATCGCGGTGTGGAAGGCCGACACGCTGTCGCGGATGATCGCCGGCAGCCAGGCCGACACCAATGCCGGCCCGCCCGCCTCCCTCGACACGGTGGTGGCGCGGGCGAAGGCTGCGGCGCCCGGGATGGTGCCGGGCTTCATCGCCTTCCCGGGCACGCCCTTCGCGACGCCGCGGCATTTCGGCGTCTTCCTGCGCGGCACCGCGCCGCTCACCGCGCGGCTGCTGCAGCCGGTGCTGCTCGATGCCGGGACCGGCGCGGTCGCCGATTCGCGCCCCCTGCCCTGGTACCTGACCGCGCTCCTCGTCTCGCAGCCGCTGCATTTCGGCGATTACGGCGGGCTGCCGATGAAGGTGCTCTGGGCGTCGCTCGACCTCGTCACCATCGTGGTCTTAGGGAGCGGGCTCTATCTCTGGTGGGTGCGCCGCCGCCGTCCGGCGCCGGCCCTGCGGGCGCAGGTGGCGTGA
- a CDS encoding ABC transporter ATP-binding protein, translated as MRLVGGTALAHGDAVRLEGVSIAFTLKGGKRYVAVEGIDLGVSPGEFVAVVGPTGSGKSTLLNAAAGLLKPASGTVTVFSSALSGLNARAGYLFQADALMPWKTALDNVAVALEPQKVPRSEALVRARDWLGKVGLSAFVDRYPHMLSGGQRKRVALAQMLIRDPEILLMDEPFGPLDAQTRQIMGNLLLELWAANRKAVMFVTHDLEEAIALADRVVVLSAGPAAGIVGQFTVDLARPRDISEIRLEPHFHALYKEIWSCLRVEVSRAYAGGPA; from the coding sequence ATGCGCCTGGTCGGCGGCACGGCGCTCGCCCACGGCGATGCGGTGCGGCTCGAGGGTGTCAGCATCGCCTTCACCCTGAAGGGCGGCAAACGCTACGTCGCCGTCGAGGGCATCGATCTCGGGGTCAGCCCTGGCGAGTTCGTGGCGGTGGTCGGGCCGACCGGCTCGGGCAAGTCGACGCTGCTCAACGCCGCCGCCGGCCTGCTGAAGCCCGCCTCAGGGACCGTCACGGTGTTCTCCTCGGCGCTCTCGGGGCTCAACGCCCGCGCCGGCTACCTCTTCCAGGCCGACGCCCTGATGCCGTGGAAGACGGCCCTCGACAACGTCGCGGTGGCGCTGGAGCCGCAGAAGGTCCCGCGCTCGGAAGCCCTGGTGCGGGCCCGCGACTGGCTCGGCAAGGTCGGGCTCTCGGCCTTCGTCGACCGCTATCCCCACATGCTCTCGGGCGGCCAGCGCAAGCGCGTGGCGCTCGCCCAGATGCTGATCCGGGACCCCGAGATCCTGCTGATGGACGAGCCGTTCGGGCCGCTCGACGCGCAGACCCGGCAGATCATGGGCAACCTGCTGCTGGAGCTGTGGGCGGCCAACCGCAAGGCGGTGATGTTCGTCACCCACGACCTCGAGGAGGCGATCGCGCTCGCCGACCGGGTGGTGGTGCTCTCGGCCGGGCCCGCCGCTGGAATCGTCGGCCAGTTCACGGTCGACCTCGCCCGACCGCGCGACATCAGCGAGATCCGCCTCGAGCCGCACTTCCACGCCCTCTACAAGGAGATCTGGTCGTGCCTGCGGGTCGAGGTCTCCCGTGCCTATGCGGGCGGCCCG